From the Acinetobacter wanghuae genome, one window contains:
- a CDS encoding tRNA threonylcarbamoyladenosine dehydratase has translation MTDLLQDDEYDRRFAGVAKIYGEDSFSHYEKSHVMVIGIGGVGSWAVEALARTGVGELTLVDMDVVAASNINRQLPAMSTTLGHEKIEVMAERCRAINPRIKINLIDDYLTPENVKDVLAGSPDIILDCIDDVKAKFALMLHCRFNKIPLIVSGGAGGKLDPLKIRVADLSKTEQDPMLAKLRAQLRSKGICKKLKEKFGITCVYSIDNPFSSADVCPSAGLRCGGYGSAVVVTSSFAMVAVSEVLKKLDAKRAKA, from the coding sequence ATGACTGATTTGCTCCAAGACGATGAATATGACCGCCGCTTTGCGGGTGTTGCCAAAATTTATGGCGAAGACAGCTTTAGTCATTATGAAAAAAGTCATGTCATGGTCATTGGGATTGGTGGCGTAGGGTCATGGGCAGTGGAAGCATTGGCGCGTACAGGTGTAGGCGAGCTTACTTTGGTCGATATGGATGTGGTCGCTGCATCTAATATTAATCGTCAGTTGCCTGCCATGAGTACCACTTTAGGACATGAAAAAATTGAAGTCATGGCAGAACGTTGCCGTGCGATTAATCCGCGCATTAAAATCAATTTGATTGATGATTATCTAACACCTGAGAATGTTAAAGACGTGCTCGCCGGCAGTCCTGACATTATTTTAGACTGTATTGATGATGTCAAAGCCAAGTTTGCACTCATGCTGCATTGCCGTTTTAACAAAATTCCATTGATTGTCTCGGGTGGCGCAGGGGGTAAACTTGATCCACTGAAAATACGTGTCGCAGATTTATCAAAAACTGAACAAGACCCAATGCTTGCAAAGCTTCGTGCACAGCTACGTAGCAAAGGCATTTGTAAAAAACTAAAAGAAAAATTCGGTATTACCTGCGTGTATTCGATTGATAATCCGTTTTCAAGTGCGGATGTTTGTCCAAGCGCGGGCTTACGTTGTGGTGGCTATGGTTCAGCTGTGGTCGTGACGTCAAGTTTTGCCATGGTGGCTGTGTCTGAAGTCCTGAAGAAATTAGATGCTAAACGGGCAAAAGCCTGA
- the holA gene encoding DNA polymerase III subunit delta, translated as MKIDYLQALKRVDDARGAWVLHGQEPLLEQNLMDAFRASWQKQEIERQRYDISSVSDWKTVFNALNSLSLFSTQLAVEVHGNIKPDAAGLKLLKSFLQHNEQNLLLIVMPKQDSSSLKTSFFQTIDANGVNVALTANYPRDRQQILAIEADKLGIKLANDAWAWLEQHHEHNLLAAKNSLMRVSDTFAEVDVIEIEHLYACLQDQSRYSTYDLSDALLAGNLAQSIKIFQYLMASGEPLSLILWSISKEMRLLMQLFEQPQNALQLGIWKTKVSQYQQALRRLSPQTFLAWPSLLIRIDASIKGLGHENAEHLVQQAIASMCGKSLFH; from the coding sequence ATGAAAATTGACTATCTGCAAGCCCTTAAACGTGTCGATGACGCTCGCGGTGCATGGGTTTTGCATGGTCAAGAGCCTTTACTTGAACAGAACTTGATGGATGCCTTCCGTGCGAGTTGGCAAAAGCAAGAGATTGAACGTCAACGTTATGACATTAGCTCGGTGAGTGACTGGAAAACTGTATTTAATGCTTTAAACAGTTTGTCATTGTTTTCAACCCAACTTGCGGTTGAAGTACATGGCAATATCAAACCCGATGCAGCAGGTCTTAAGCTCCTCAAAAGTTTCTTACAGCATAATGAGCAGAACTTGCTTTTGATCGTCATGCCAAAACAAGACAGCAGCAGTTTAAAAACCAGTTTCTTCCAAACCATTGATGCCAATGGCGTCAATGTCGCACTTACTGCCAATTACCCTCGTGATCGTCAACAAATTTTAGCCATTGAAGCAGATAAACTTGGGATTAAACTTGCTAATGATGCGTGGGCTTGGCTTGAACAACATCACGAACATAATTTGCTGGCAGCAAAAAATAGCTTGATGCGTGTATCAGATACGTTTGCTGAAGTCGATGTCATCGAGATTGAGCATTTATATGCATGTCTACAAGATCAATCACGCTATAGCACTTATGACTTAAGTGATGCCTTATTGGCGGGTAATCTTGCCCAGTCGATTAAAATATTTCAATATTTAATGGCTTCAGGTGAACCCTTAAGTTTAATTTTGTGGAGTATTAGTAAAGAGATGCGTTTGCTCATGCAACTGTTTGAACAACCGCAAAATGCTTTACAACTCGGTATTTGGAAAACTAAAGTCAGTCAGTATCAACAAGCCTTACGTCGTTTAAGTCCGCAAACGTTTTTAGCATGGCCTTCGCTCTTAATTAGAATCGACGCATCCATCAAAGGCTTAGGTCACGAGAATGCTGAACACCTTGTACAACAGGCAATTGCGAGTATGTGTGGCAAATCTCTGTTCCATTAA
- the rsgA gene encoding small ribosomal subunit biogenesis GTPase RsgA: protein MALIRKRRLTEQQQRRIQKQQKTRQEDLDTSDDLEGLVVQHYGRQLEVQTLSTPAIHPEKPVVAEGEPEPAWKEIELGSVWRCHTRTNLDLLVTGDRVKWQADPNTGLGIITAIHPRQSLLTRPDRYHKVKPVAANISLIVIVFAPLPEPAPGLIDRYLVACADAKIPALLVMNKSDLLKEDDHILKLLKEYEDLGYEVMQTQSAGDLSELSARLQHETVAFVGQSGVGKSTLINAIVPDAAQKTNIISENSALGQHTTTSTRLIGFGEGAALIDSPGIREFGLWHLNLDKVQTGFPEIENLLGHCQFRNCTHKHEKKCALRLAAENGEILQRRLDSYLRLIDEITEAQQKN, encoded by the coding sequence ATGGCTTTAATACGTAAACGTCGTTTAACTGAACAACAACAACGTCGTATTCAGAAACAGCAAAAAACACGTCAAGAAGATCTTGATACCTCTGACGATTTAGAAGGTTTGGTGGTCCAGCATTATGGGCGTCAACTTGAAGTCCAGACGCTGTCTACTCCTGCAATTCATCCCGAAAAACCTGTTGTGGCAGAAGGCGAACCTGAACCCGCTTGGAAAGAGATTGAACTGGGCAGTGTATGGCGCTGTCATACTCGTACCAATCTCGATTTATTGGTTACAGGCGATCGTGTTAAATGGCAGGCCGATCCAAATACAGGTTTGGGCATTATTACCGCGATTCATCCGCGCCAATCTTTATTGACCCGTCCTGACCGTTATCACAAGGTTAAACCGGTTGCAGCCAATATTTCACTGATTGTGATTGTGTTTGCACCATTGCCTGAACCAGCTCCAGGTCTGATCGATCGTTACTTAGTGGCATGTGCGGATGCTAAAATTCCTGCACTTTTAGTGATGAATAAATCGGACTTACTCAAAGAAGATGATCACATTCTCAAGCTTCTGAAAGAATATGAAGATTTGGGCTATGAAGTGATGCAGACGCAATCGGCAGGTGATTTAAGCGAATTATCTGCACGCCTTCAACATGAAACTGTGGCATTTGTCGGTCAATCAGGTGTCGGTAAAAGTACCCTGATTAATGCGATCGTGCCGGACGCTGCACAGAAAACCAATATTATTTCTGAAAATTCTGCGCTTGGTCAGCATACCACCACGTCAACCCGCTTAATTGGTTTTGGTGAAGGTGCAGCACTGATTGACTCTCCGGGAATTCGTGAATTTGGTTTGTGGCATTTGAATTTAGATAAAGTTCAAACCGGCTTCCCTGAAATTGAAAATTTACTCGGACATTGCCAATTCCGTAACTGTACGCATAAACATGAGAAAAAATGTGCTTTGCGTCTAGCCGCAGAAAACGGTGAAATCTTGCAGCGTCGTTTGGACAGTTATTTGCGTCTAATTGATGAAATTACGGAAGCACAGCAAAAAAATTAG
- a CDS encoding efflux transporter outer membrane subunit: MQMNLTKLASALVLASSLVGCAAVVKTPYEQPSIQIPSHFQNSSGLNQQIHERVLADQWWTLFQDPQLNALVDQVLARNTDLAVAGINLQQARIQAKQSASQQGIRVSNASVSTGRAFELDGGGSSSRGINLNYPGLSYELDLFGKLANQTEASRWEALATEQDLQATAQSLIGTTAQLYWQLGYLNERYSVVQQNLATAQKTYDLVQVQYRAGAVSGLDLTQAEQAIQSQKSNLSQIDQQRVETRTALAVLLNEPVQQLNFSEPSRLANIQLPTIQAGLPASLLARRPDLQAAELRLRKALANKDANKASYYPSISLTGALSTGVGTSSSLSSALKNPVATLGAGLTLPFLQWNDMKRDLQVNELDYEKSILQYRQTMYEAFADVENALSARNEINKQVQLQQRNVELAEKTARLTEVRYRNGAVALKNLLDTQETLRNARLTLIQTKQSQYNAYVTLMQALGGSPIQQLP; this comes from the coding sequence ATGCAAATGAATTTAACCAAACTTGCCAGTGCCCTTGTTCTCGCTAGTTCTTTGGTCGGCTGTGCTGCTGTGGTCAAAACGCCTTATGAACAACCCAGCATTCAGATTCCAAGTCACTTCCAAAACAGTTCAGGTTTGAATCAGCAGATTCATGAACGCGTTTTAGCTGATCAATGGTGGACTTTATTTCAAGATCCTCAGTTAAATGCATTGGTCGATCAAGTGCTCGCACGCAATACTGATTTAGCAGTTGCTGGCATTAACTTGCAACAAGCGCGTATTCAAGCCAAACAAAGTGCAAGCCAACAGGGCATTCGAGTCAGTAATGCGAGTGTCTCAACAGGTCGCGCATTTGAATTGGATGGTGGTGGCAGCTCTTCACGTGGCATTAACTTAAACTATCCCGGTTTAAGTTATGAACTCGATTTGTTTGGCAAACTTGCCAATCAAACGGAAGCGTCGCGTTGGGAAGCCTTGGCGACCGAGCAAGACTTACAAGCGACTGCGCAAAGCCTAATTGGTACAACAGCGCAGTTATATTGGCAGTTAGGCTACCTGAATGAGCGTTATAGCGTGGTTCAGCAAAACTTAGCGACTGCGCAAAAAACCTATGATTTAGTCCAAGTGCAATATCGCGCAGGTGCCGTATCAGGTTTAGATTTAACCCAAGCCGAACAAGCCATTCAAAGCCAAAAATCGAACCTGAGTCAGATTGATCAGCAACGTGTGGAAACTCGCACGGCTTTAGCAGTTCTGTTAAATGAGCCAGTTCAACAGCTAAACTTTAGTGAGCCTTCGCGCTTAGCCAATATTCAGCTACCGACGATTCAAGCCGGCTTACCCGCAAGTTTATTGGCACGTCGTCCAGATCTACAAGCAGCGGAACTACGTTTGCGTAAAGCCTTAGCCAATAAAGATGCTAATAAAGCCAGTTATTACCCTTCGATTAGTTTGACTGGCGCATTGTCGACGGGTGTAGGAACAAGCTCATCACTCTCGAGCGCATTGAAAAATCCTGTAGCAACCTTAGGCGCAGGTTTAACTTTGCCGTTCTTGCAATGGAACGACATGAAGCGTGATTTGCAGGTCAATGAACTCGATTATGAAAAATCGATTTTGCAATATCGTCAAACGATGTATGAAGCCTTTGCTGATGTTGAAAATGCACTTTCAGCTCGTAACGAAATCAACAAACAAGTCCAACTGCAACAACGTAATGTTGAGTTGGCAGAGAAAACGGCGCGTTTAACGGAAGTTCGTTATCGTAATGGCGCGGTTGCATTAAAGAACTTGTTAGATACGCAAGAAACCCTGCGTAATGCACGTTTAACTTTAATTCAAACCAAACAAAGCCAATACAATGCCTATGTCACACTCATGCAAGCCTTAGGTGGTAGTCCAATTCAACAATTGCCTTAA
- a CDS encoding LPS-assembly lipoprotein LptE codes for MRLGNRLAVIVLTCGLSAGLVGCGFHLKGMNPSVAPIAYQKLNLIMPANTEELEEKLVMYLGAAGVQLSNQPDAYTLRILDYTPRRLELNGKLVETLLRLNVTFRIEDAQGNPLTEPRTLLATRSYQYDIETVNTDDQEQKYLNQVIIDDIAQQIARQISSNRLPLIQNTSAAK; via the coding sequence ATGCGTTTAGGCAACCGTTTAGCAGTCATTGTTTTAACTTGTGGTCTAAGTGCAGGTTTAGTCGGCTGTGGCTTTCATTTAAAAGGCATGAACCCAAGTGTTGCACCCATTGCATATCAAAAATTGAATTTGATTATGCCTGCCAATACTGAAGAACTTGAAGAAAAATTGGTCATGTATTTAGGTGCTGCAGGCGTTCAGCTCAGTAACCAACCCGATGCCTACACGCTTCGCATTTTGGATTACACCCCACGCCGCTTAGAACTCAATGGTAAATTGGTTGAAACATTACTGCGTTTAAATGTGACGTTCCGTATTGAAGATGCGCAAGGTAATCCACTTACTGAACCGCGTACATTATTGGCAACACGTAGTTATCAATATGATATCGAAACCGTGAATACCGATGACCAAGAACAAAAATACTTAAACCAAGTGATTATTGATGACATTGCACAGCAAATTGCACGTCAAATTTCATCAAATCGTTTACCGCTTATCCAAAATACTTCTGCTGCCAAATAA
- the orn gene encoding oligoribonuclease, with amino-acid sequence MSSTPDSRLIWIDLEMTGLDTDNDQIIEIATIVTDDNLNILAEGPVLAVHQSPILLNAMDEWNTRQHGQSGLIERVRRSKLTAQDAEQQTLEFLKKWVNPKTSPMCGNSICQDRRFMHRLMPELEQFFHYRNLDVSSIKELAKRWRPEIMDGLKKNASHLAMDDIRDSIAELKYYRDYFFIMNKD; translated from the coding sequence ATGAGCAGCACCCCTGATAGCCGATTGATTTGGATTGACCTTGAAATGACAGGTCTAGATACTGATAACGACCAAATTATTGAAATTGCGACGATTGTAACCGACGACAATTTAAACATTCTGGCAGAAGGTCCTGTGCTTGCGGTGCACCAGTCTCCAATTCTGTTAAATGCGATGGATGAGTGGAATACACGCCAACATGGTCAGTCAGGTCTGATTGAACGTGTACGCCGTAGTAAATTAACAGCACAAGACGCAGAGCAACAAACATTAGAATTTTTGAAAAAATGGGTCAATCCGAAGACTTCACCGATGTGCGGTAACTCGATTTGCCAAGATCGTCGCTTCATGCACCGTTTAATGCCTGAACTTGAACAATTCTTCCATTACCGTAATTTGGATGTCTCTTCTATTAAAGAATTAGCAAAACGCTGGCGCCCTGAAATTATGGATGGCTTAAAGAAAAATGCATCGCATTTGGCGATGGATGACATCCGTGATTCAATTGCAGAATTGAAATACTACCGTGACTATTTCTTTATCATGAATAAAGACTAA
- a CDS encoding tetratricopeptide repeat protein — MWFLLVLILGIAALSVWMWKRPDPVKRDQAKAVHHDLWIEQIDAQLKHALRLISDPIQPNYERGFDILNQLAQQQDIPQAYMHMGLMHLNGWGRPQSTESAIGLLDNAFRLGSDEAAYHLGRIYETDDYAHQDVEKALYWYRHAVARGNVEAQLKISELAAQDEHSIAEQKHELLQKNADQGHANSQFQLSQYYLKDSDQQDLSLGIHYLFLAAQQDHLAANQQIAHYYSHGQILEYDPVQALQFMKRSVALGDQQSLYAYYAGVLNGRIDIDQRQRVLQHLQQQSQEHKDSSAKTLLGLAYFHGWYVKKNETMAYRYWDEAAKLKHPDAMCMIAALYFEEYIVEGGAEKAFELYQQALQIHPQHLHAQMGLALCYMSGIGIAKDTYQATRLIQSSVKEHWQFNASSEADLIYSVGRFYSLPEYPLPTRAKAVHYLNQAVSKGSKDAAWYFYQALSGVLLIFEENEALAKRYLHEAAQLGHTQAQAKIGHMYLMGEGVEQDLALGLKYVQQSAVQMNGSALNTLGEAYENGFGVEPDIQQAIRYYVQAAAKVNPDAYSHLGRLYTKGIGVERDVNIAREWLEKGSLLGHEGSQTLLKNVNAYLEMNE; from the coding sequence ATGTGGTTTTTATTGGTGCTGATTTTGGGGATCGCAGCCTTAAGTGTTTGGATGTGGAAGCGTCCAGATCCGGTCAAACGTGACCAAGCCAAAGCAGTTCATCATGACTTATGGATTGAACAAATTGATGCGCAGCTGAAACATGCTTTGCGTTTAATTTCAGATCCGATTCAGCCGAATTATGAACGCGGTTTCGATATTTTAAATCAATTGGCACAGCAACAAGATATCCCGCAAGCGTATATGCATATGGGGCTGATGCATTTGAATGGTTGGGGTCGACCGCAAAGTACTGAAAGTGCGATTGGTTTATTGGACAATGCCTTTCGGCTCGGTAGTGATGAAGCGGCTTATCATTTGGGGCGTATTTATGAAACAGATGACTATGCGCATCAAGATGTAGAAAAAGCCTTATATTGGTATCGACATGCGGTTGCACGTGGCAATGTTGAAGCCCAACTTAAAATCAGTGAGCTTGCGGCTCAAGACGAACATAGCATTGCCGAGCAGAAACATGAGTTATTGCAAAAAAATGCGGATCAAGGGCATGCCAATTCACAATTTCAATTATCGCAATATTATTTAAAAGACTCAGATCAGCAAGATTTGAGCTTGGGTATTCATTATTTATTCTTAGCCGCACAGCAAGATCATTTGGCTGCCAATCAACAGATTGCACATTATTATTCGCATGGACAGATCCTTGAATACGATCCCGTTCAAGCCTTGCAATTTATGAAGCGTAGCGTGGCGTTGGGCGATCAGCAAAGTCTGTATGCTTATTATGCGGGTGTGTTAAATGGTCGAATTGATATTGATCAACGGCAACGTGTATTGCAACATTTACAGCAACAATCTCAAGAACATAAGGATTCCTCTGCAAAAACGTTATTAGGTTTGGCTTATTTTCATGGCTGGTATGTTAAGAAAAATGAAACTATGGCTTATCGCTATTGGGATGAAGCCGCAAAACTAAAACATCCTGATGCAATGTGTATGATTGCTGCCTTGTATTTTGAGGAGTACATTGTTGAGGGTGGAGCTGAAAAAGCGTTTGAGTTATATCAACAAGCGCTTCAGATTCATCCGCAGCATCTTCATGCCCAGATGGGCTTGGCATTGTGTTACATGAGCGGTATTGGGATTGCTAAAGATACCTATCAAGCAACACGCTTGATTCAATCCTCGGTTAAAGAGCATTGGCAGTTTAACGCATCCTCTGAAGCAGATTTGATTTATAGCGTGGGGCGTTTTTATAGTCTGCCTGAATATCCATTGCCAACGCGTGCTAAAGCTGTTCATTATCTGAATCAAGCCGTGTCAAAAGGCTCAAAAGATGCAGCGTGGTATTTTTATCAAGCATTGAGCGGTGTATTGTTAATTTTTGAAGAAAATGAAGCATTGGCAAAACGCTATTTACATGAGGCGGCACAACTTGGACATACACAAGCGCAGGCTAAAATCGGTCATATGTATTTAATGGGTGAGGGTGTTGAGCAAGATTTAGCGTTGGGTCTGAAATATGTACAGCAAAGTGCAGTACAAATGAATGGTTCCGCGTTGAATACATTGGGTGAAGCTTATGAGAATGGTTTCGGGGTTGAGCCTGATATTCAGCAAGCGATTCGTTATTATGTTCAGGCTGCTGCTAAAGTGAACCCAGATGCGTACAGCCATTTAGGGCGTTTATATACCAAAGGCATTGGGGTTGAACGTGATGTCAATATCGCACGTGAATGGCTCGAAAAAGGCAGTTTACTGGGACATGAAGGCTCTCAGACCTTATTAAAAAATGTAAATGCATATTTAGAGATGAATGAATAG
- a CDS encoding MacA family efflux pump subunit has translation MPKIKPTKLIMAVVIAIAVAATAWYFLKPKEKPMQFITAEVTTGDIENSVLATGVLEATKMVSVGAQVSGQVKKMYVQLGDQVKQGQLIARIDSVRQENELKTAEASIKNQQAQLTVKQANLAKVEAEYNRQKAMYAQDATSKSELEAAMASFKTAQAEITAINAQIEQSRLTLATAKEDLGYTQIVAPMDGTIVAIVTEEGQTVNANQSAPTIVKLAKLDNMTIKAEISEADVMKVEEGQSVYFTTLGNSEKKIYAKLRQVEPAPNSINTDTNTASSSSSAVYYNALFDVPNEDGKLRIDMTAQVYIVLDEAKNVLTIPASAIESSNRPQRSRGEGSGAASEASARGQHAERGTGDRPQRLELSDAERSLIAQGKATRAMVRVVQADGTAKPTPILVGLNNRVTAQIIKGLKKGDQVVIADGSDSSNNAAKRSSGGSRGPGAGPMRM, from the coding sequence ATGCCAAAAATAAAACCGACTAAACTGATTATGGCTGTCGTGATTGCCATTGCTGTCGCAGCGACCGCATGGTACTTCCTCAAACCAAAAGAAAAACCAATGCAATTCATTACGGCTGAAGTCACCACAGGCGATATTGAAAACTCCGTGTTGGCAACAGGTGTACTTGAAGCGACCAAAATGGTGAGCGTAGGTGCTCAGGTCTCGGGTCAGGTCAAAAAAATGTATGTGCAGTTGGGCGATCAAGTTAAACAAGGTCAACTGATTGCGCGTATTGATTCTGTGCGTCAAGAAAATGAATTGAAAACCGCTGAAGCCAGCATTAAAAATCAACAAGCGCAATTGACGGTAAAACAAGCGAATTTGGCGAAAGTAGAAGCAGAATATAACCGCCAAAAAGCCATGTATGCTCAAGATGCAACCTCAAAATCTGAGCTAGAAGCGGCAATGGCAAGCTTTAAAACAGCACAAGCTGAAATCACGGCCATCAATGCACAGATTGAACAATCGCGTTTAACGCTTGCAACAGCCAAAGAAGACTTAGGCTATACCCAAATTGTTGCACCGATGGACGGTACGATTGTCGCGATTGTGACTGAAGAAGGTCAAACCGTGAACGCGAACCAAAGTGCACCAACCATTGTAAAGCTGGCTAAATTAGACAACATGACCATTAAAGCTGAAATTTCTGAAGCCGATGTCATGAAAGTGGAAGAAGGTCAATCGGTTTACTTCACGACCCTTGGCAACAGTGAAAAGAAAATTTATGCGAAACTTCGCCAAGTTGAGCCTGCTCCAAACTCTATTAATACCGACACCAATACGGCGTCATCTTCAAGTTCAGCCGTGTATTACAACGCTTTGTTTGATGTGCCGAATGAAGACGGCAAACTGCGTATTGATATGACCGCGCAAGTGTATATTGTGCTTGATGAAGCGAAAAATGTACTGACCATTCCTGCTTCTGCGATTGAAAGCTCAAACCGTCCACAACGTAGCCGTGGTGAAGGTTCGGGTGCAGCAAGCGAAGCTAGCGCACGTGGTCAACATGCTGAACGTGGTACAGGCGATCGTCCTCAGCGTTTGGAATTATCTGATGCAGAACGTAGTTTGATTGCGCAAGGTAAAGCAACGCGCGCAATGGTTCGTGTGGTACAAGCGGATGGTACAGCTAAACCAACCCCTATTCTTGTTGGTTTAAACAACCGTGTGACTGCTCAAATTATCAAAGGTTTGAAAAAAGGCGATCAAGTTGTAATTGCAGATGGCTCTGATTCTTCTAATAACGCAGCAAAACGTAGCAGCGGTGGTAGCCGTGGCCCAGGTGCTGGTCCAATGAGAATGTAA
- a CDS encoding MacB family efflux pump subunit → MTQSNQPLLEVKNLIREFPAGDSTIQILKGVNLEIYPGELVAIVGQSGSGKSTLMNILGCLDKPTTGSYKVKGRETRELEADELAKLRREYFGFIFQRYHLLGDLTAAGNVEVPAIYAGADAVERNKRSTELLTNLGLGEKTENRPSQLSGGQQQRVSIARALMNGGDVILADEPTGALDKNSGIEVMRILRELNAKGHTIILVTHDHNVAKNATRIIEISDGNIISDQPNVPEVEDGFVKQELVPAPQKKIPAWRAAFDRLGEAFRMALLAMNAHRMRTFLTMLGIIIGIASVVSVVALGNGSQKQILENISSLGTNTITVFQGRGFGDNSRSSQAKTLIPADADALAEQPYVDGVSPSVTSSVTARFKEVEASATVNGVSADFFYVKGLNFKSGQAFDKHSVTQQAQDVVIDTNTQNTFFKDGTNPVGQVLLLGSVPSRIIGIVEAQAGMGSSDTLNVYLPYSTVMSRMLGQSNVRNIIVRIKDEYPSAAAENAILNLLVQRHGAQDVFTQNADSIRETIQQTTKTMTLLISAIAVISLVVGGIGVMNIMLVSVTERTQEIGVRMAVGARQSDILQQFLIEAVLVCILGGILGVLLSLGIGQLITHFAGGTFQMAYSTTSIIAAFVCSSLIGIVFGFIPARNAARLNPVDALSRE, encoded by the coding sequence ATGACCCAATCTAATCAACCTCTACTCGAGGTCAAAAATCTGATTCGTGAGTTTCCTGCCGGTGACAGCACGATTCAGATTTTAAAAGGTGTAAACCTCGAAATTTATCCGGGTGAATTGGTCGCGATTGTCGGTCAGTCTGGCTCGGGTAAATCGACGTTAATGAACATTTTGGGCTGTTTGGACAAACCCACCACAGGTAGCTACAAGGTAAAAGGGCGTGAAACACGCGAACTTGAAGCAGATGAATTGGCAAAATTGCGCCGTGAATATTTCGGTTTTATTTTCCAGCGCTATCATCTACTCGGTGATTTAACCGCAGCGGGCAACGTTGAAGTTCCTGCTATTTATGCGGGTGCCGATGCGGTAGAGCGTAATAAGCGCTCGACTGAACTGTTGACCAACCTTGGTTTGGGTGAAAAAACTGAAAACCGTCCAAGTCAGCTTTCAGGTGGTCAGCAACAGCGTGTTTCAATTGCACGTGCTCTCATGAATGGTGGTGATGTTATTCTTGCCGATGAGCCAACAGGCGCACTCGATAAGAACAGTGGTATTGAAGTCATGCGCATTTTGCGTGAGCTGAATGCCAAAGGTCATACCATTATTTTGGTCACGCATGATCATAACGTTGCCAAAAATGCTACGCGTATTATTGAGATTTCTGACGGCAATATTATTTCCGATCAGCCGAATGTCCCTGAAGTCGAAGATGGTTTTGTCAAACAGGAGCTTGTACCTGCACCACAAAAGAAAATTCCGGCATGGCGTGCTGCATTTGACCGCTTAGGTGAAGCGTTCCGTATGGCGCTCTTGGCCATGAATGCACATCGTATGCGAACCTTCTTGACTATGCTCGGGATTATTATCGGGATTGCATCGGTCGTGTCCGTCGTTGCGCTGGGTAATGGCTCGCAAAAGCAAATTTTAGAAAATATTAGTAGCTTGGGCACCAATACCATTACCGTGTTCCAAGGTCGCGGTTTTGGTGATAATTCTAGATCATCCCAAGCCAAAACGCTGATTCCTGCCGATGCAGATGCCTTAGCTGAACAACCCTATGTGGATGGCGTGAGTCCATCAGTAACCAGTAGTGTCACCGCTCGCTTTAAAGAAGTCGAAGCCTCTGCAACTGTGAATGGTGTGAGTGCTGATTTCTTCTATGTGAAAGGTTTGAACTTTAAATCAGGTCAAGCATTTGATAAGCACAGCGTGACTCAACAAGCCCAAGACGTCGTAATTGATACCAACACCCAAAATACATTCTTTAAAGATGGCACTAATCCCGTAGGTCAAGTGCTGTTATTGGGCAGTGTACCAAGCCGAATCATTGGTATTGTGGAAGCACAAGCTGGAATGGGCAGTTCTGATACTTTAAACGTGTATCTGCCCTACTCGACCGTCATGAGCCGTATGCTGGGTCAGTCTAATGTACGTAATATTATTGTGCGTATTAAAGATGAATACCCAAGTGCTGCTGCGGAAAATGCCATCTTGAATTTGTTGGTTCAACGCCATGGCGCACAAGATGTATTTACCCAAAATGCCGATAGTATTCGTGAAACCATTCAACAAACCACGAAAACGATGACCTTGCTGATTTCAGCCATTGCGGTCATTTCATTGGTGGTTGGTGGTATTGGCGTCATGAATATCATGTTGGTGTCTGTCACTGAACGTACTCAAGAAATTGGCGTACGAATGGCAGTTGGTGCACGTCAAAGTGATATCTTGCAGCAGTTCCTGATTGAAGCCGTTTTAGTCTGTATTCTTGGTGGTATTTTGGGTGTCTTGCTCTCGCTCGGTATTGGTCAGCTGATTACTCATTTTGCTGGTGGTACGTTCCAAATGGCGTATTCAACCACTTCAATTATTGCTGCCTTTGTCTGCTCAAGTCTCATTGGTATTGTGTTTGGTTTCATTCCTGCACGTAATGCCGCACGTTTAAATCCAGTCGATGCTCTGTCTCGTGAATAA